One Amblyomma americanum isolate KBUSLIRL-KWMA chromosome 8, ASM5285725v1, whole genome shotgun sequence DNA window includes the following coding sequences:
- the LOC144100650 gene encoding uncharacterized protein LOC144100650: MKGRWTRASQGEPLQFFSRCEKNPIATSFGSYAQVCRGTSYGQNLRYQPQHYAMLTYDARNRTLFAYDNEAGLAAKLCKVKDIALDVAFGIAAYDVDYDDYANECGTRNKFGKHSRLKALRNVTDYYRSLASNIFNEARCTKVVS; encoded by the exons ATGAAAGGCCGCTGGACAAGGGCCTCTCAGGGAGAGCCGCTGCAGTTTTTCTCGAGATGTGAAAAGAATCCCATAGCAACATCCTTTGGAAGCTACGCACAG GTGTGCAGGGGGACCAGTTACGGTCAGAATTTAAGATACCAGCCCCAACATTACGCCATGCTGACTTACGATGCAAGGAACCGGACATTGTTTGCGTACGATAATGAAGCGGGACTGGCCGCAAAA CTGTGCAAGGTCAAGGACATAGCGCTGGACGTCGCATTCGGCATCGCCGCATACGACGTCGACTACGACGACTACGCCAACGAGTGCGGGACGAGGAACAAGTTTGGAAAGCACAGCCGCCTCAAGGCCCTTAGGAATGTCACGGACTACTACAGAAGTCTCGCCAGCAATATTTTCAACGAGGCACGATGCACGAAAGTTGTGTCGTGA